AACTCGACCTCGCCGACAAGATACGGCTCGCCCTCGTCGATGTAATCGAGCACCCGAAACCGAACAACGCCGAGTGTTACGATGTTTGCACGCCCGTCTTCTAACATGTCGGTGTCGCGGATCTCGGCAACGCATCCGATCGTTCCGGTTTTGGGGCGGTCTACGAAATCCTCGACCGGCTCAAAAAACACGACACCGAACATCTTGTTCGTCGCTTCAACATCCCTGAGCATCTGTTGATAACGCTCCTCAAAGATATGCAGCGGTAATATCTCGTTCGGCAGCATCACGAGCGGCAGCGGAAAGATGGGAAGTTGGTTGATACCGGCGACTTTTTCTAAAACCTCAGACATATAATTTTAGAGATGGAGAAGTGGAGATCTGAAACAAAGATCGATCTATTTCCCTAATTATCCCTTTTCCTCGGCGTTACTACCTCGTCATCTCCCCTTCACTCCGACTGCTTTCATCCCGATGAACTCCGCGATCTTCGCCGGTTCATCATCGCTGAGGGCCATTCGTTTGGCTCCAATGACGGCGTCAGCGATGTCCTCGACCCGCGTTTTGTAACGGTTATCACGAATCACAAGATCGTCGATCACTCGGCGCTCGAGGCGTTCGCGTCCGGCATCGTCGGTTTCTTCGGGTGTTTCAAGATAATCGGCGGGAACCGAGTGATTCTTGATGCGAACGTGCAGGGCGTTGGTCATCGATTTTGTTTCGTCACGTATTTTCTGCATTTCGAGCAGCGAATTCGGAAATCCCAATTGGCCCCGCAGCGAGATCTCGATTATCGGCTGAGGCTTGCCGGCCTCGGCGACCCGAGCCTCGGTCCCGATCATTTTGAGGATGTCTTCCGTCACGATCTTTGTGTCGGCATAGCCTGTAACATTGAAGATCAATTGCTGGAACGGGCGAAAATGATAATCGGTCAAATGCGTTGCCTTAACATTGTTCTGCGCATCTACGTCAACAATGAACGCCCCGCGATTCTCGCGAAATTCGCTGATATTGGTGATCTCGATCGAGCCGGGATTGAACGCCCAGTTATCGATCTCATAATGTTTGTGCGTATGGCCGAGGCCGACGTATTCGACAGCTGTTTTCAGCTCGAAAGTGCGGCGACGGACAATGCCGGGATCGGATGCATCTGATGGCCTTCGACATCGGTGTGGAGCATCAGGATGTGAAATGCAGCTTCGCGGCGGTTTTCATTGATCGTCTCGGTCAGCATCGGTATCGCCCAGTTTCCCGACGCACCGAACCACTCCGAACCAAAGATCCTCGCCCGCCCGATATCGATAAAGCCGCCTTTTTTCGCAGCTTCGTCCCAGGGTGAATAGGTCATTTTGTCGTCTACCAGTTTGGGTTCGAGCAGTTTGACGAGCCCCCAACTCGAGAGCGAACGGAGCCAGCTGAATTCATTGTCCGTGTGTTTTGATCGTGATTTCCCTCGATGGTGATGACCGGAATTCTGGCTTCGCGGACCATCGTCAGGCCTTCGACCGCATAGTTCATCGTTTCGGGCGGTACCGATCTTTGTGAAAAAAGTCGCCGCACATGATTACGAAATCGACCTTTTCGTCGATCGCATAACGCTGCAGAACATCGACCCATGCATCAAAAAAATCCCTTGGGCTCTCAGCCAGCTGATACCGTGTACACCCAAGATGCACATCAGCGATATGTAGGAACTTCATTGTTGCATCTTAACATAGGACGATTTAACCGCAGAGACGCGGAGTCGCGGAGACGTCAAACGAAATGCCGGCTCTCTTTCTCAGCTACTCTGCGTCTCTGCGGTTAACTTCCCTCGTGATAAGATTCAAACTATGAACAAAGTTGTACTTATCACCGGGGCATCGACCGGGATCGGACTCGAAACAGCCAAGCTCTTCCAGACAAAGAACTGGAAGGTAGCTGCGACAATGCGCGTCCCCGAAAGTGCCGCGGACCTGCAGAAGATCGCAGATATTGAGTGTTTTCGCCTCGATGTCACTGATGTCGATTCGATCAGAGCCGCAATTTCTGCGACGCTCGAAAAATTCGGACGGATCGATGCTGTTGTCAATAATGCCGGATACGCGGTCGTCGGCCCGTTCGAGGCCGCGACGGAAGAGCAGATAAAGCGTCAGTTCGACACCAACGTGTTTGGATTGATGAGTGTCTGCCGCGAGATCCTGCCGTATTTCCGTGAGCAAAAACGCGGCCACATCGTTAACGTCGCATCAATAGCCGGACGTGTGACATTTCCGCTTTATAGCCTCTATCATGCGTCGAAATGGGCTGTCGAGGGCTTTTCGGAATCCCTTCAATTTGAGCTTGAACAATTCAATATCAGGGTCAAAATAATTGAGCCCGGCCCGATCAAGACCGATTTTTACGACCGTTCGATGGACATGACCCAAAGGACGGGCTCACCGCTTATGACGCGATGGCCCACCGGGTAATGCCCAATATGCAGCAAAGCAGCGACGACGCTCCTGACGGTTCGATCGTCGCTGATGCTATTTACAACTCTGTGACCGACGGTTCTAAGAGGTTGCGATACGGCGTTAACACTAAGGGAATACTCAAATTGCGGCGGCTTTTGCCTGAGAGTGTGTTCTTTTCGATCATTAGAAAGATATTTATTAAGTAGTTTTTTTGCAGAAAACGTGCGATGATAAGGCTTCTGTTATTGTACTTAAACCTTTTTTCTCTATAAAATTCTCCTTTGGTGACGTGAACCGGCGAAGTTGGACCGGTCAGTAGTTTGTCCTAATAAGTTCGAATGAAGATACTCCTTTACAACCCTGATAACGGCATAACGCGGAATTTCATGCCGCATCTCTGGATGTTCTTGCTTCAGTCGCTGACGCCGCCCGAACATGAGGTTATCCTGATCGACGGCAATGCCAAGGCGATGACGCGGCCTGAATTGGTCCAATTCTGTAAGGATAATGACATCGGCCTGATCGGGATCGGTGCGATGACACGAATGGTCGCACGTGCGTACCTCGTCGCCGACGCACTCCGCGAAGCAGGATTTAAGGTCGTAATGGGCGGCCCGCACGTGACGGAATGTCCGGATGAGGCGTTGGGTCGCGACGGCGGCCCGCGGCATGCCGACGCCATTGCACTTGGCGAGGCGGACGAAACTTGGCCGCTGATGGTCGCCGATGCGGCCCGCGGCGAACTCAAAGATATCTACATGCCCGAGGTCGATCCCGCGGGCAACGACAAGAAACCAAACCTTCAGCCATATCCGCACATTCCCTGGGAAACGCTCGATCTCGATCAATTCAGCCTCGTGCCCAAAATGCTGCAGCCCGCACTTTCGCGAATGGGCGAAGGCTGGGGCAAGTTCTTTGTAGTACCGATCGAGACCGGCCGCGGCTGTCCGTACGGCTGCGAATTTTGCACCGTCACCGGATTCTTTGGCGATTCGATCCGTTTCCGTTCTAACGAAAGCGTTATCGAAGAGCTGCTGAGATTAAAGGCACGAGCGAAAAAGAAAAGGCCAGATCGCCGTCTTCTTCATCGACGACAATCTCGCGATCAACAAAAAGCGGCTCAAGGGCCTGCTCCGCGACATGATCGCCGCCGATGCTATATTGCCATGGGTCGCCCAGATCAGCGCCAATCTATTGGCTGATGAAGAACTGGTCGATCTGATCGCCGACGCCGGTGCCCGCTGGATCTTTATCGGCATGGAATCGATCGATCCGGCAAACATGGCCGACGTTAACAAGACATTTTCTAAGCCCGCAAATTATCAGGGAGTGCTCGAAGGTTTGGCCCGCCGCAACATCTACGCCATCACGTCGTTCATCGTCGG
This window of the Acidobacteriota bacterium genome carries:
- a CDS encoding metallophosphoesterase; translated protein: MKFLHIADVHLGCTRYQLAESPRDFFDAWVDVLQRYAIDEKVDFVIMCGDFFHKDRYRPKR
- a CDS encoding cobalamin-dependent protein (Presence of a B(12) (cobalamin)-binding domain implies dependence on cobalamin itself, in one of its several forms, or in some unusual lineages, dependence on a cobalamin-like analog.) — its product is MKILLYNPDNGITRNFMPHLWMFLLQSLTPPEHEVILIDGNAKAMTRPELVQFCKDNDIGLIGIGAMTRMVARAYLVADALREAGFKVVMGGPHVTECPDEALGRDGGPRHADAIALGEADETWPLMVADAARGELKDIYMPEVDPAGNDKKPNLQPYPHIPWETLDLDQFSLVPKMLQPALSRMGEGWGKFFVVPIETGRGCPYGCEFCTVTGFFGDSIRFRSNESVIEELLRLKARAKKKRPDRRLLHRRQSRDQQKAAQGPAPRHDRRRCYIAMGRPDQRQSIG